The DNA sequence GGTAAGTTCGTATACCAAGCGGTACTTGGCGTTAGTATAATGGTTACATATTTTCTAGCCTTTTTTGTTTTACAAGCAAACCCCTTCATGAGGTAGAATTTTATTCATCTCCAAGGGGCCAAAAACTTTATACATAAGAGCTCTTCCGGAAATTAATTAGGAGACTAAAACCCCAACCTTAGTAGTCCTTAATGCCATGAATGctctttctttttatataaattatcattttataattagagaaaaagaactTGCCAGTCCAGCACTGGAAACACCCAAACTGTGCATAATGCAAAAAAACCACACAACCCCGTGCTGAATATACTCCTGCACACCCTTCTATTGGTCTGCTGGTCTAAGTGTTTCCTAATCTAGACTAGCAAAGTTCTCTCAACGAATTAGCTAGTTATTATACGTAAATATGCATTTTCCCCCTATTTCAGTCTTATGTTACCATTATagtaatgaataaaaataattattatgtatttatttatatttatccGTATCTTTCACATGGTAACCTACGAAGAAGCTCGATCCTTAGCTGTTCAATTCTCTTAATCAAAAAAGGGTTGTGGATTATGATTCATGCGCAATGCTTCAGATTTCCATCTTTAAGTGACAATGATCTAAAAACTCAATGATTCTAAGCAATATTGATCATGGCCAATTTCGATCTGAATTGACTGATAcgatcaattcaattccgaTGTTTGAAATAGTGTATGATTAGATCGGAATCGATtagatctaattctaattccGATCAATTTATACTGTTGTTACTGAATTGGAATTGTCAAAGACTGATCCATTGCCAACCTTAATCAGTAAagatggatgatttttttttttttttgggtacaaagaTGGATGAATTGGTGGATCACATAATAGGAATAATACACGTGTTCATAATTtacccacaccccccccccccccaaaaaaaaaaaagaagaaaacacttgCTTTCataagggaagggaagaaaacaGGTCTTTTTAAGTCGTTACTCAATTAAAGGATGATGattaagataaaaaaatctttttgtaGAGAACAATGAAAATGTATGGGATATTGTGAGTCATGTCAAAGAGTTAAAAGGGATAGAGTGGAAGCAAAATCATGGAGCAATATGTATTATATAAAGATGTTATGATATAAAGGTTATAGCTAAGATGATTAAGAGGAATTAATAATGAGAAAGGGCTGGAGGAAGCTAACTCACATAAGTCACATATGGTGTGGAAAGTCAGAAAATGGGAAAGATAAATGATGGTTGTGCCCTTACCACCATATGCGGCAATTGACCCACCCACTGACCCCCACCCATAAAGCAGTCGTTGTGCCCTTCCTACTGGAAATGATGCTGACTGCCGCAAGACATGAGATTTTTTTGATAGTGGAAATTGAAAGAGAGAACTACATGTTGCCCCTTTATATTTACGGCTTTAGAGAATCAATGTAAAGACATGAGATTTTTTTGATAGTGgaacttgaaagagagagatttacaTGTTGCCCCTTTATATTTACAATTTTAGAGAATCAATGTCAGATTGTTCCTATCAACTTATTTGTATTACGATTAACCGTAATCAATACAGATTGGTCAATATGATACAAATGTGatgttttttgggttttattttttattttttattttttatttttatttttgggtttttttttttttaatgaaaatactGTTTTGGTATGGAATCAATACTGACACAGTcgaaatcaatatcaatatcaacacCAATCTATAATCCATGCTTATATTGTGTTAAATTAATAGTGAGAATGcaaactttattttcttatgtaaGTCAAGAGTTAAAGTAAGTAAGATAACTACCTTTTAGGACCAACAATAGTAGCTCTACAACACATCCTTTGGGGGTTAGGGTTGCTAGTCTTAAAATTTCTTAAAAATTCCCATCCTTCCTCCTTATGTAGTTCAAATTCGAGCAAAACCTTCAAGTCATTCAATTGAGTCAACTCAGGTGCACATTACCTTACCATATGGGCAAGTGATTGTGTGATGCAATGGCCTATGTATGTGCATTAGGTGAACAATTTAGTCCAATAATCGAGTATAGTTGTAAAAATGTTCCATTAAGCAAGTTGTGTCTATTGTAAGATCAGCCCTAGAAGTCACATGCTTCTATGATTGGCTCCATGGTCACCATCTACTTAAGGACTATGGTATTAAATAGCAAACAATTGTTCAAAAAACTTGTAGTTATAGGCATAGTGATAGTAATGATTACTATCACCCACTAACTCAATAATTATATGAAGATGTTAACTAATAACTACATTAAAGCATTGTTTAAATATTGGGTTTTAGCATAAATATTGTAGTCACTTTCAGAGCATCTTTAATCACAAGttgatttatttttgggaaaaaaaatgtcaaacaaAAATGGGTTTAACTTATGCAGaaaatcaacataaaaaatataagtctTTTGGTGAAAGCTATAAAGATCCATATTTTttcctatatgacaataattatattcaatttttatatGTGTTGTTTCTCATGATGAGCGTGTCTAGAAAATAGGTGGAAGAATGGTTATTTGTTACAGTGGATACATAGAATAAGGCTGAAACTATATGGACAAGTATATCCTAAGGTACCtagctcacatgtcaagtttcataCCAAATAAGTAAGCTATGTCACAAACTAAAACATTATAATTTAATGATTATCAAAAGGATGGACGATTATTTAAGGATGCACGAACATACGCAGGAGGTTAATGTTCAAATTTTAGGATAGTTCTATTGAGTCATTGAATTGAATATTAACACATAAATTAATGAGAATTTGAATAGCGTGTCAATTACGTTTGTGGGATGTAGTTATTAATAATTAGAATGATGTTTATCACCCAAATTAACAACATGCCTTCTAAAACAAGTTGAGTAGTTGGTACTTTAGGTGTGGTCTAAATTTTGGTGAGAACTATGCCCCATTCTCCCCAACTTTTGTGTCAATAactaacaaaagaaaatgatttaAAGAAAAGTCGTCTTTCGACAATTTTGCACAATtgaaaatactaaaaaatatatataacataAGTGGACCATACGATTGAATTAGGGTCccaaatttaacatgtgactAATATTACTTCAATTTGTtgcaagaaaaattaaaagaagtggAAGTATGCAACCAAAAAAAGCCTACATGGTTACCTCCCCCATTCAAAGACTAGCACACTATGTGGTAGAAATCCAATATTGGTAGGGGTGTTAAAAATGATATCGAATTAGTTGAAATGACTGAAATCAATCCGACCAAACCAAAACTGATTGGATCAAACCCTTATCAGTTAAGCCGAATCGACggtttgacacccttagttacATGAATTGCATTCCCCATATACATCACCAAACTTGCAACCATTTTGCCCCTAATATATTTTcatgagaataaaataaaaattaagaaaaataaaaattattttctaatagttaaataaaatatttcatgaTCTGACAGTTATTAACTACTAACTGGTGGACAATCTCTCtcaaaatgaaatgaaagcCTTTCTTAGAAACGCTACAAAGGGGGCGGGGAAGGCCTCGTTGGTTGGCCATGGTCCTTAGCCGGGACGAGGGAGTCTGAGAACAAACGCAATATGGTAGGCCTCAAGAGGCCCACACGGATTGACAGCGAAATACTGCTAAACAGATCAAAAGTTCAAACCCCTCACATTTCCTTTCCTcgattatatatttttcttccttgctTCTGCCTTACTCCCTTTACCTACCAATTCCCTATCCTCAAATCTAGACGCGGATCCACCCAGGACCGCACCACCTCCACCATGTCAAACACTCAAACTAACACAACTGGCTCGAATCTCCCATCTTCCATGGGCCCGGCGGCACAATCTCCATCCACCCATCCCATATTTATAATGTCTCCCCCAAACACAATTCCCCAAAACTCAAACTCACAACATTTAAACCAGTTTGGTTCGTTCAGTCTTTATCTCAAACACTTGGTCTGCAATTTCTTCTTCTCGTCCGTCTGTAATGGGCAACTACATCTCGTGCACTCTATCTACAATTCCAGGCAACAAACACTCCAGATGGGCTAAGGTAATTCTACCCAGCGGCGAAATCCGGCAATTCGACGGACCTATCAACGCTGCCGAGCTCATGTTCGACAACCCAAACCACTTCCTCGTTACTTCGAGATCGCTGCAGATTGGCCGTAGATTCTCTGCGCTCAACGCTGATGAGGAATTAGAGATGGGTAACGTCTACGTTTTGTTCCCCATGAAGAGACTGAATTCCTTTATCACTGCGGTCGACGTGGGAGGGCTATTGATGACCGCCAGACGAGCTTCCGGTGGGAAATCCAGGATCTTGTCTGAGTCCGGTGGAAAGAGGATCACGCCGGTTGTTAATAATTTGCAGGGAAGTGAAGAAGCGTTTCCAAGATTGAAATTGGATGATGTTGAAGACTTCTCTGTCTCGGAATTCAAGCAAAGATTGTCAGTGTCTAGATCGAAAAAGCCTTTATTAGAGACCATAACAGAGGAGCCCTTGCGTGCTCCTGCTAGGTGTAGGTGATCGACTTGTCTAAACTCTAAAGTGATGTCTCCTGTTTTAGAAGATGGGAGAATAATTTTTTGGTGTGATACAGTGATTAATCGCTGTTTACTTGATTTTTATACCAGAGATAGAGAAATGATTGTATTCTTTTGGAAGAAGAATTTGCAAAAGCTACTTGTTCTTATAAATATATGCTTCAGAAAGTTCTAACTTTTTACTAATTAGGGATCTATATACTCATCCAAATGCATTATTTGCATAATTACTCATCTCTTGAACCAAAATAGAATTTGATCATTTTGGATTGTCAAGTAACCTGTCAAATTCTTGCGTCCCTTTCTTAATTTCCTTTGCTTATTAtggaaatcaatttttttttagcctTTGAATAGGTTATGAACCAAATATCATTACTGAAACTaggctgttttttttttctctctctcttttttttttttttttaaaggaggtaaagaaacaagaattattGGGTTGTACTAGTTCTGGTTCTGAATGATTCATTTTTTCACCTTTTGATGCATGAATTAGGGACTAAGTTTCTCTACACGACTCGTATCAGAAAAATGTTTTTCCCTGCGACTGCATAGGTAGTTTTATGGTCCCATAACAGTCATATCCCGATTGATCCACGTTAATTTCACAAGTAAATTGATATGGGTTGATATGATCTTGGGTTTTTTCACTTTATAGACTGATTTTATGGGGTTGAATTCTTCTAGGTCCATATTAGTGATATCAGAGCAATCGATCTTCGGCCCAAACTAGCCGTGGAAAGAACGACTTGGCACCAGAGTGAGAGCCACTAAGAAAATACTACTTGTGATCAAATAAAAACCATGGAGTATAGTGGAAACTGCTTAAAAAAGACTATTTGATCTAGAGGTTATCTGATCTTGAGTGTGCTGCCATGGACATTGGGTTCGAAAGTGTGATGACATGTTACAATCCCACATTTGTTTCAAAAGTAAATTAATGTGAATTGTTATGGCCTTGAgttccctcaccttgtaagccgaTTATGAGGTTGAATTCTATTAGATCAATGTAAAATTGTCACATTATTGAAATTCTATTGCGAAATAATGTTTTGTTCCGATTTGAGTAACGCACAAAATCATTTACAAATACACAAAATTATATACTTGTATAGAATTGTATATAACACAAAAacgtatgtatatatatatatatatatatatttttttttttattggtaaaacgTATGTATATGAACATATAGCAAAGAAATAATACAAGGACATACACAAAGAGACAAAATTTAAGTTGTTCAACAAGACCACCCATGTATAAGGACTGCTTATATTTAGAGGGGATTCAATCATCCATATCCCATCTAGCGGCTGGGCTgcccatagagagagagagaggggtattATTGTATTTTCGTATCAGTTTAGTCTCTGATAagtgggtgatagttgatcaaTTAACAGAGGAAGAAACCAGAAAACCAGGCCATGAATAAAGTACATGGCTTTTCAACTGATCCAAAATCCTCGAAGTGCGCATGCTCGTTAACTTCCATCGCTGTTAGTCAATCCTTATTGCGGACATTCTTTCGCGTCTCTGTTTTCCAACTATCTAAGCTTTCCATCCTTTTCCTAGGATTCTTCTCTACTGCTTCTCTctcattttagggttttgcttCACTTTCTCACTGTTATTACAACTATGGCCGGAATCCGATGGCCCCCAGAAGATGCGGAAATTTCGCATACGCGAGTAACGACCACGGCCGACCTCATCTCTGATGATGATCGATCTGTTGCCGCCGATTCGTGGTCCATAAAGAGCGATTATGGAAGCACTTTGGATGACGAGCAGCGACACGTCGATGCCTGTGATGCGCTTTCCACAGGCACCTTCCGTGCAGCATCAGATTACAGGTACCAAATTTTCTGCTTCTGTTTCCTTATTGTTATAATTACTGCTAGTTATACTACTACTAttgctactactactactacttcttTGTTTCGCTTGTGAAGTTTTCATTTGTTGACATTGGAGTAATGATATGTGAATATCTGATGCATTAAAGTAGTGATATGTTCCTTGTTGGATGTAATCTGCTTCTTCGATGTGTTTGGATGTTGGATCTCACTGTGATCTATCATTTGTGATGGGAAGactttgtttgaaaatgtggTCCTGCCTTTTTTTTAAACCTTAGAAAAGAGTTTGAAGGTTAGTAGACTTTCTTAGTTTCTTGAAGAACCATATTATTTTAAAGCTTGGATTCTCTCTTGTATTCCATTTCATAGATACCTTCTCACATCACTTGTTCAATTTCGAAAAATGCCAGTCTACAATTTGTGAGGATTCAGGGCAGTAACAGAAACTGAGTTGAAAGTGCTAAAAATTTTGACTTATCATCTGATTCCCAATTGTTAATCTTATGTTCCtggtttttttcattctttaaaCGGTATTCCTATGGTTATGGCAGTGATAGCATTTTGTGTCAATGATCTATGGCTTTTGTGGAGGTAACATTTTGGTTCAAATGATAGCTTGACGGGTGATATTAAGACCATCATGTTTATATTGTGGGAGCAGTTCGGACAAGGAAGCTCCAGATGCTGAAGTGGAGCCGTCAATGTTGGGTCTGCAAAGCTATTGGGATGCCACATATGCAGATGAATTGGCAAATTTTCACGAACATGGCCATGCCGGTGAAATTTGGTGAGTTCTGCTCTTGAACATTCCAGAGGTCGTTCAGTTCAGTGGCAGAAATATTCCAAGTTATTTTATCTTACTCTTTTGGATTAAGTACAAAtaactttttcccttttcattgaaaaaggagaagaagagaaagtacAAACCCTGTTTTATCTTACTATTGTGTATGAACTTTTTACTTTATTGATTCATTCTTTTGCTATCCTTTGAATATCCAAATTTTATCAGAATCGAGAAGAGAAAGATACACTTTTGAATAAAGAGCtactctctccttttctctctcctatatgTTACGCTACATATATCTTTGTCTTGCTGATGTTTCCCTTGTCTTCGTCTATGTTGTTCTTACTCTCTTTTAGATGATAGAAACAGGATACATGTTTATTGGAGAGGATTGAAAGGATTTATCTAATGTCTTTGCAATGCAACTGGTCCTCCTTGTCACATATACAGACTTCGACTAGAATTCATTTTCATTCAATTGATTTTTATGTCTATCATCCGCTGTGGTCTGCTGTTTGCATATGATTTATTGGTAAATCTAAAATATAATTAGAAGGACTAGATTTTAACAGGGGGGTTaaggtttttttatttcattcctTGTTGTATCGTTTTGTATATTGTATTCTGTTTATCTGTTCTATCTCAAATGAAATTGACCATTATGTCCTCTGTTAGAATActcccccttcctccccccccccaccccccNNNNNNNNNNNNNNNNNNNNNNNNNNNNNNNNNNNNNNNNNNNNNNNNNNNNNNNNNNNNNNNNNNNNNNNNNNNNNNNNNNNNNNNNNNNNNNNNNNNNNNNNNNNNNNNNNNNNNNNNNNNNNNNNNNNNNNNNNNNNNNNNNNNNNNNNNNNNNNNNNNNNNNNNNNNNNNNNNNNNNNNNNNNNNNNNNNNNNNNNNNNNNNNNNNNNNNNNNNNNNNNNNNNNNNNNNNNNNNNNNNNNNNNNNNNNNNNNNNNNNNNNNNNNNNNNNNNNNNNNNNNNNNNNNNNNNNNNNNNNNNNNNNNNNNNNNNNNNNNNNNNNNNNNNNNNNNNNNNNNNNNNNNNNNNNNNNNNNNNNNNNNNNNNNNNNNNNNNNNNNNNNNNNNNNNNNNNNNNNNNNNNNNNNNNNNNNNNNNNNNNNNNNNNNNNNNNNNNNNNNNNNNNNNNNNNNNNNNNNNNNNNNNNNNNNNNNNNNNNNNNNNNNNNNNNNNNNNNNNNNNNNNNNNNNNNNNNNNNNNNNNNNNNNNNNNNNNNNNNNNNNNNNNNNNNNNNNNNNNNNNNNNNNNNNNNNNNNNNNNNNNNNNNNNNNNNNNNNNNNNNNNNNNNNNNNNNNNNNNNNNNNNNNNNNNNNNNNNNNNNNNNNNNNNNNNNNNNNNNNNNNNNNNNNNNNNNNNNNNNNNNNNNNNNNNNNNNNNNNNNNNNNNNNNNNNNNNNNNNNNNNNNNNNNNNNNNNNNNNNNNNNNNNNNNNNNNNNNNNNNNNNNNNNNNNNNNNNNNNNNNNNNNNNNNNNNNNNNNNNNNNNNNNNNNNNNNNNNNNNNNNNNNNNNNNNNNNNNNNNNNNNNNNNNNNNNNNNNNNNNNNNNNNNNNNNNNNNNNNNNNNNNNNNNNNNNNNNNNNNNNNNNNNNNNNNNNNNNNNNNNNNNNNNNNNNNNNNNNNNNNNNNNNNNNNNNNNNNNNNNNNNNNNNNNNNNNNNNNNNNNNNNNNNNNNNNNNNNNNNNNNNNNNNNNNNNNNNNNNNNNNNNNNNNNNNNNNNNNNNNNNNNNNNNNNNNNNNNNNNNNNNNNNNNNNNNNNNNNNNNNNNNNNNNNNNNNNNNNNNNNNNNNNNNNNNNNNNNNNNNNNNNNNNNNNNNNNNNNNNNNNNNNNNNNNNNNNNNNNNNNNNNNNNNNNNNNNNNNNNNNNNNNNNNNNNNNNNNNNNNNNNNNNNNNNNNNNNNNNNNNNNNNNNNNNNNNNNNNNNNNNNNNNNNNNNNNNNNNNNNNNNNNNNNNNNNNNNNNNNNNNNNNNNNNNNNNNNNNNNNNNNNNNNNNNNNNNNNNNNNNNNNNNNNNNNNNNNNNNNNNNNNNNNNNNNNNNNNNNNNNNNNNNNNNNNNNNNNNNNNNNNNNNNNNNNNNNNNNNNNNNNNNNNNNNNNNNNNNNNNNNNNNNNNNNNNNNNNNNNNNNNNNNNNNNNNNNNNNNNNNNNNNNNNNNNNNNNNNNNNNNNNNNNNNNNNNNNNNNNNNNNNNNNNNNNNNNNNNNNNNNNNNNNNNNNNNNNNNNNNNNNNNNNNNNNNNNNNNNNNNNNNNNNNNNNNNNNNNNNNNNNNNNNNNNNNNNtataaatagaggagcctatgtactcataattggagatttgaatgaatgaattattgagtgattactctttagctaaaaaaactgttattgagaggtgagatgcctaaacctttgaggggtgtgattcccaaaacctgaggggtgagatacctattcctttattctctttcacccttctcaaccctccatcgattcttctttttctatttttattttctgtttattgttattcgAAGTTTAGACCTGTTAaaacatacaaaatcagaatcagtcagccaaagagttcttgttcttgaagccaatcgaccctcattgctacccaagtttgagatctgatctacagatcctttggaggactggttctatactctaagatcaatcgatcctctcttgaaggttatctgaagaagacaagttgatgtttctgcagaattcttcacattctctctcttaggtctgaaaatcaagaaagtgcgtaactccataaccagccgtcagaagcccttcatatttgggggtttttgtgccctccctagggactatctacacccaaaagtacagctcaatcggactcccacagacctggccgcacctttctctctccagctctatagaaggtctttctctctcctatcgggttgggttttgggctggttttgctcctatatgggtattgtatccttgggggtttatttgatggtattatttttttgtttcttgctcctatttgtattgtttggggttataaactgcggagttagttacttgtaatctactcctgcattagctGGATTCAATTTTTATCGAACTTGGCCTTCAGCTGGGCctggccttcttctccttttggtaACATGTTATATACTCCTGCCCCGCATCAAAATGTCACCTGAACAGGTTGCTATTAGGCACTTCTTTTTTGATAATTGTTTCTTAGTCTTTATAATGAGAGATGCttacaaattaaaatatcaacTGTTCTGGTTTCTTATTGGTATTTGGTGGGCCCAAACATGCACATTTGCCTTCATAAGCAGAAAAGACAATCGTAAAAAACAGGCTGGAATAACTGAATTTCTATTAATAGAGGTCTATGAGTTAGATTAACGGGTCTATTCTTTCTATGGGTTTGCATGAAAACCATTTGGTAACACACTGGGCAGGTATGGCAAAGTAACTGGTGTGGAGCTGTATGTGATAATTGGTAGGTTTGACAATTATCATGAAGAAACAGATGGTTGGCAGGGAGGCTTTGAATAGTTTTGAAGAAGGTGTATTTTCATACTTTCCTTTGGCAATGGCCCTTGGATGCCCTTGGATAGTACCCAAAAAGATAATGGTATTACAACTGAAGAACTCAAATGTAATTTTCTGATATACTTCCCAAAATGTCCTGACAATGGATGAAGAGAGGATTCTGTGTGTACGCTAACTGTCTAGTGTTGCATGCACTGGAGTTACAGTATTCAATTTCTTATTGTGTATATGTGAGTTACTGGCCACCTAATGAGGTGTAAGAACCACCAATGGCTGCCATACACACTGCTCATCCATTCAGGATTGTTAGCTGTATCTCCTTCGTCTTTTCACTTTGACTTCATGTgaaccttttatttatttatttattttttgccatTTCTGATGTTTCTAATCCATATGCAAGGGAGAGAAACACTACTCACAAAGAATTTCCTTTCCCACGAGGGACCCATTCAAGCACTAACAATGTTGCCGTCTGATCTTCAAAATTTTCAGCCGATACTAGAAGGACCCAGCCTGATTTCCCAAATAACAGCcttcaaaggttagagaatcctGATAGCATTTCATCTAGGGCCTATCTCTTCATCCAACAGCACATCATACTGAAAACTCCTCTCAAAACCTTTCATTGTTGCCATGCCTCATGCTTAAGTTTGTTCTCTTATGGATTTTAATAGAATTTAGGGTAGTTATCCATGTAACAATGGAAAGTGATGTTTCTGAAAATCACTAGACAAATCTGAGCCATTCATTTGTACATTATTTTTAACTTAAACCGTTTGTTCCCACTCAAAGTTGGGAGAGTGTACAGTAATTTTTAGATTATTGGTacacatgcatggacatacacagGATGTGTCCCAATAAAAagggggtatttgattgaattacaCTCTAAAATTTGATGCTTGGCTAATCTCAAGTCTCGACCATGTCCTTGCCATCCAATGGTCGGAATGGGCATATCATCTGTGTATGTGGCAGAATAGATACCTAGTGACATTTGGAAAAATAACAGACCTTTGTGACAATATAATTCGCCTAAAATTTATtactagaaaaaaaatgtttggggTTTCTAGATAACTTATGAACAGAAAATATTCTTCtactatatatatttaattttttttggtatgacAGCTTTCCTGGGTATTGATATATCTGCCTTCTTACCAGGTTCGGAGTTGAAGTCATGGATGTCGTTGCATCTTGGACAAAAAATTTGTGCATAGACATTGCTCAAGGTCGTGTGAACAATTTGGTTGATGATGTTGGATCTCAGTCGACCGAACAAGGTGTGAATGATTTGTCTGGCTGGAGTGTACTTGATGTTGGAACTGGCAATGGCTTGCTTCTTCAAGAACTTGCGAAGCAAGGGTACTATCCTAAAAGTATTGctttaaattttataatttttttgaatgTGGTTAGTCCAGAATAATGCTCTCTGCAAGCAGTAAATATTTCAGTTCATTGGATCATATCCGTCCTTCATCCAGTGAATTTCAGGAGAATTGGTGCCATTGATACAGAGCTATGTGCGATCGCATGCAGAAATTCTTTTCTGTATTTCCATGACAGGGAAGGCAATGAGTAGATTTAACTGCTTAACCCATTAACCTACCTGATCCAGTCCAGTTCTGGGATGATTGTGCAGACTCATGCTAGTTGGGTTAATGTGGGTTTGGTTTGATCAGTTGAACCAAATTATTAGCCAAGGTTTGGTTTTCAGGCCTAGTTGATCTGTTTATTTATTGTACCAATGATGCATATAAATTTATACCTCTACCTTACCAAGGTATCTCTCGGGCATGAAAGTCCTTAGTCCTTACCATGATATTAACTTCTTAATATAGGTAAAATCGTACT is a window from the Macadamia integrifolia cultivar HAES 741 chromosome 5, SCU_Mint_v3, whole genome shotgun sequence genome containing:
- the LOC122079684 gene encoding uncharacterized protein LOC122079684; the protein is MGNYISCTLSTIPGNKHSRWAKVILPSGEIRQFDGPINAAELMFDNPNHFLVTSRSLQIGRRFSALNADEELEMGNVYVLFPMKRLNSFITAVDVGGLLMTARRASGGKSRILSESGGKRITPVVNNLQGSEEAFPRLKLDDVEDFSVSEFKQRLSVSRSKKPLLETITEEPLRAPARCR
- the LOC122080060 gene encoding EEF1A lysine methyltransferase 2-like, with product MAGIRWPPEDAEISHTRVTTTADLISDDDRSVAADSWSIKSDYGSTLDDEQRHVDACDALSTGTFRAASDYSSDKEAPDAEVEPSMLGLQSYWDATYADELANFHEHGHAGEIWFGVEVMDVVASWTKNLCIDIAQGRVNNLVDDVGSQSTEQGVNDLSGWSVLDVGTGNGLLLQELAKQGFSDLTGTDYSEGAIDLARSLADRHGFTNMNFLVDDVLETKLERQFRLVMDKGALDAIGLHPDGTIKRMMYWDSVSRLVSPGGILVITSCNSTKDELVQEVENFNQRRLTASQDPETPKDQEACRDLIFRYISHVQSYPTFMFGGSEGSRVATVAFVRS